A genomic segment from Acyrthosiphon pisum isolate AL4f chromosome A3, pea_aphid_22Mar2018_4r6ur, whole genome shotgun sequence encodes:
- the LOC107883125 gene encoding uncharacterized protein LOC107883125, protein MSLIKMFVNKIAIGIWLSYQSNYASLAYTILYNIIMYYDFPAPFPLNSSRLVDENVVRQTMENIRDTVNKVQVSLVESMTKQNYYMMRPWRKTGRNSSEKKWLPEFVTSMDIIVSSIHVEDLTECPFRLSPCGLGRVIKIYCKNYCEASRGRGYTITQQPPRKVYPAPCKTKQRCMYILLNKRCYMGVKQCVNSMAPM, encoded by the exons atgtcccttattaaaatgtttgtaaataaaattgcgATCGGTATCTGGCTAAGTTATCAGTCGAATTATGCATCCTTAgcctatacaatattgtataacattataatgtattatgactTTCCAGCGCCTTTCCCTTTGAACAGTTCACGACTGGTCGACGAGAACGTGGTCAGACAAACg ATGGAAAATATCCGGGATACCGTGAACAAAGTTCAAGTGTCACTTGTAGAATCGATGACCAAACAGAATTACTACATGATGCGCCCGTGGCGGAAAACAGGCCGGAATTCGAGCGAAAAAAAATGGTTGCCGGAATTCGTGACGAGCATGG atattattgtatCGTCGATCCATGTAGAGGACCTCACAGAATGTCCGTTCCGACTATCCCCTTGCGGCTTAGGCCgtgtcataaaaatttattgtaaaaattattgtgaagCATCACGGGGCCGAGGCTACACTATCACACAGCAACCGCCGAGGAAAGTGTACCCAGCCCCAtgcaaaacaaaacaaagatgtatgtacattttattaaataaacgatgCTACATGGGGGTCAAGCAATGTGTAAACAGTATGGCTCCCATGTAG